From Achromobacter spanius, a single genomic window includes:
- a CDS encoding OmpH family outer membrane protein gives MMSDFALKSSKTLGAKRRGKLGGSIALVGALILGSAAAIPAQAQGTKIGFVNTERILRESGPAKTAQSKIEAEFKKRDDELQRLNTSLRSQAEKFDKDAPVLSESDRVKRQRDLANLDTDLQRKRREFQEDFNRRRNEEFSGIVSKANDAIKRIAEQENYDLIIQDAVTVNPRIDITDKVIQSLGK, from the coding sequence ATGATGTCTGATTTCGCACTTAAATCATCGAAGACGCTGGGCGCGAAGCGCCGTGGCAAGCTGGGCGGCTCCATTGCCCTGGTGGGTGCGCTCATTCTCGGTTCGGCTGCCGCGATTCCCGCGCAAGCTCAAGGCACCAAGATCGGTTTCGTCAATACAGAACGCATCCTGCGCGAATCGGGTCCGGCCAAGACTGCCCAAAGCAAGATCGAAGCCGAATTCAAGAAGCGCGACGACGAACTCCAACGCCTGAACACCAGCCTGCGCTCGCAAGCCGAGAAGTTCGACAAGGACGCGCCCGTCCTGTCGGAATCCGACCGCGTCAAGCGCCAGCGCGATCTGGCCAACCTGGACACCGACCTGCAGCGCAAGCGCCGCGAATTCCAGGAAGACTTCAACCGCCGCCGCAACGAAGAGTTCTCGGGCATCGTGTCCAAGGCCAATGACGCCATCAAGCGAATCGCCGAACAAGAAAACTACGACCTGATCATCCAGGACGCAGTGACGGTCAACCCCCGCATCGACATCACCGACAAGGTGATTCAGAGCCTGGGCAAGTAA
- the uppS gene encoding polyprenyl diphosphate synthase, producing MATSSTQAVPDIRDIPEHVAIIMDGNGRWATRRLLPRTAGHAKGVQAVRRVVEACGRAGVRYLTLFAFSSENWRRPAEEVSLLMRLFVQALEREVGKLQEQGVRLHVIGDLSAFEPRLRELIAAAQERTAHNDRLHLTVAANYGGRWDILQATRAMLAAEPDLAANPDRVDEERLSRHLSMAWAPEPDLFIRTGGEQRISNFLIWQMAYAEFYFTDRYWPDFGANELMAAFDWYRTRERRFGRTSAQVSEAAAK from the coding sequence ATGGCAACCAGTTCGACTCAGGCGGTCCCCGATATCCGTGACATCCCCGAGCACGTCGCCATCATCATGGATGGCAACGGCCGCTGGGCGACCCGGCGTCTGCTGCCTCGCACCGCCGGCCATGCCAAAGGCGTGCAGGCGGTCCGCCGCGTGGTCGAGGCCTGCGGACGCGCGGGCGTGCGCTACCTGACGCTGTTCGCGTTCAGTTCGGAGAACTGGCGCCGTCCGGCCGAAGAAGTCTCGCTGCTGATGCGCCTGTTCGTGCAGGCGCTTGAACGAGAAGTCGGCAAGCTGCAAGAGCAGGGCGTGCGCCTGCACGTGATCGGCGACCTGAGCGCTTTCGAGCCGCGCCTGCGCGAGCTCATTGCCGCTGCCCAGGAACGCACCGCGCACAACGACCGCCTGCACCTGACCGTTGCCGCCAACTACGGCGGCCGCTGGGACATCCTGCAGGCCACCCGCGCCATGCTGGCGGCAGAGCCCGACCTCGCAGCGAATCCCGACCGGGTGGACGAAGAGCGCCTTTCCAGGCATCTTTCCATGGCATGGGCGCCCGAGCCCGACCTGTTCATCCGCACGGGCGGCGAACAGCGCATTTCCAATTTCCTGATCTGGCAGATGGCCTACGCGGAGTTCTACTTCACGGACCGCTACTGGCCGGATTTCGGCGCCAATGAACTCATGGCCGCCTTTGATTGGTACCGCACGCGCGAGCGCCGCTTCGGCCGCACCAGCGCCCAAGTCAGCGAAGCCGCCGCAAAGTAG
- the bamA gene encoding outer membrane protein assembly factor BamA: protein MSFRRMFQHKKGLLPGLVAALMLPALAHAFEPFVVRDIRVEGIQRTDAGTVFGYLPVKVGEKFTEEEATEAIRRLYGTGFFTDVQIQTDNNVVVVVVQERPTIASVNFNGMREFDSKAITTSLGQVGFAEGRIFDRSMLERAEYELKQQYLSKGKYGVEVTSTVTPLPRNRVGVSFDVFEGSVARIQEIRFVGNKAFSESDLLDEFKLTTPGWLTWYTDTDKYSREKLEGDLERLRSFYLDQGYLEFSVEPPQVTISPDRQDIRITITVHEGEPYKVRSVKLAGNLLGLDKEINDLVQIKAGETFSAAKTNDSAKAITDYLGELGYAFANVNPNPQLDRAKHEADLTFYVDPSRRVYVRRIQIGGNTRTRDEVVRREMRQQEAAWYDAADIKTSRDRVDRLGYFSEVNVKTDPVPGSPDQVDVNVDVKEKPTGMINLGVGYGSSEKAILSAGISEDNVFGSGTNLTLQLNTSKTNRAVVLSHTDPYWTKDGISRTTSAYYRVTEPWNNNDGDYRVKAMGLGMNFGIPISEYDRIFLGGNFERNQIDLYNNSPAAYESFVDQYGDATNSVILSAGWSKDTRDSALAPTKGSYTRLKADLSTIDLQYTMLTAQQQYYVPLGGSYTLALNGMVDWGQSYGSKDYPVIKNVYAGGIGTVRGYEGSSLGPRDVKTGDYLGGTRRIVANAQLYLPFPGASKDRTLRWFIFSDAGQVSAGSGLSCTRGRDNTEIEDPCGWRFSAGVGLSWQSPMGPLQLSYARPLNSKPGDDKQSFQFQIGTGF from the coding sequence ATGTCTTTTCGCCGGATGTTTCAACACAAAAAGGGTCTATTGCCGGGTCTCGTTGCCGCATTGATGTTGCCGGCCTTGGCCCACGCCTTCGAACCCTTTGTCGTGCGGGATATCCGCGTAGAGGGTATTCAGCGAACCGACGCCGGCACCGTCTTTGGTTATCTCCCCGTCAAGGTCGGCGAGAAATTCACCGAAGAAGAAGCGACGGAAGCCATTCGCCGCTTGTATGGCACGGGGTTTTTCACCGACGTTCAGATCCAGACGGACAATAATGTCGTCGTTGTGGTCGTCCAGGAACGCCCGACCATCGCTTCCGTCAATTTCAACGGCATGCGCGAGTTCGATTCCAAGGCAATCACCACCTCGCTGGGTCAGGTCGGTTTTGCGGAAGGCCGCATTTTCGATCGCTCCATGCTCGAGCGCGCCGAATACGAACTGAAGCAGCAGTATCTGTCCAAGGGCAAGTACGGCGTCGAAGTCACCTCCACCGTCACGCCGCTGCCGCGCAACCGTGTTGGCGTCAGTTTCGACGTGTTTGAAGGCTCGGTCGCCCGCATCCAGGAGATCCGTTTCGTCGGCAACAAGGCCTTCTCTGAAAGCGACCTGCTGGACGAATTCAAGCTCACCACCCCGGGCTGGCTGACCTGGTACACGGATACCGACAAATACTCGCGCGAAAAGCTCGAAGGCGACCTCGAACGCCTGCGTTCGTTCTACCTGGACCAGGGTTACCTGGAGTTCTCGGTCGAGCCGCCGCAAGTCACCATTTCGCCGGACCGCCAGGACATCCGCATCACGATCACCGTCCACGAAGGCGAGCCCTACAAGGTGCGCAGCGTGAAGCTGGCCGGCAACCTGCTGGGCCTGGACAAGGAAATCAACGATCTGGTGCAGATCAAGGCTGGCGAGACCTTCTCGGCCGCCAAGACCAACGATTCCGCCAAGGCGATCACCGACTACCTGGGTGAACTGGGCTACGCATTCGCCAACGTCAACCCGAATCCGCAGCTCGACCGTGCCAAGCACGAAGCCGACCTGACGTTCTACGTCGATCCGAGCCGCCGCGTCTATGTGCGCCGCATCCAGATCGGCGGCAACACGCGTACCCGCGACGAAGTCGTGCGCCGCGAAATGCGCCAGCAGGAAGCCGCCTGGTACGACGCCGCCGACATCAAGACCTCGCGCGACCGCGTCGACCGCCTGGGCTACTTCAGCGAAGTCAACGTCAAGACCGATCCGGTTCCGGGCTCTCCCGACCAGGTCGACGTCAACGTGGACGTGAAAGAAAAGCCCACCGGCATGATCAACCTGGGCGTGGGCTACGGCTCGTCCGAAAAGGCCATTCTGTCGGCCGGGATCAGCGAAGACAACGTCTTCGGCAGCGGCACCAACCTGACGCTGCAACTGAACACCAGCAAGACGAACCGCGCCGTGGTGCTGTCGCACACCGACCCGTACTGGACCAAGGACGGCATCAGCCGCACCACGTCCGCGTACTACCGCGTGACCGAGCCCTGGAACAACAACGACGGTGATTACCGCGTCAAGGCCATGGGCCTGGGCATGAACTTCGGTATCCCGATCTCGGAGTACGACCGCATCTTCCTGGGCGGCAACTTCGAACGCAACCAGATCGACCTGTACAACAACTCGCCGGCGGCCTACGAAAGTTTCGTCGACCAATACGGCGATGCGACCAACTCGGTGATTCTCAGCGCTGGCTGGTCCAAGGACACGCGTGACAGCGCGCTGGCGCCGACCAAGGGTTCGTACACGCGCCTGAAGGCCGACCTGTCGACTATCGACCTGCAATACACGATGCTGACGGCGCAACAGCAGTATTACGTGCCGCTGGGCGGCTCGTACACGCTGGCGCTCAATGGCATGGTCGATTGGGGCCAGAGCTACGGCAGCAAGGATTACCCGGTCATCAAGAACGTCTATGCCGGCGGTATCGGCACCGTTCGCGGTTACGAGGGCTCGTCGCTGGGGCCGCGCGACGTCAAGACGGGCGACTACCTGGGCGGCACGCGCCGCATCGTGGCCAACGCCCAGCTCTACCTGCCGTTCCCGGGCGCATCGAAGGACCGCACACTGCGCTGGTTCATCTTCAGCGACGCCGGTCAGGTGTCGGCCGGCAGCGGTCTCTCTTGCACCCGCGGCCGCGACAACACCGAGATCGAGGATCCGTGCGGCTGGCGTTTCTCGGCGGGCGTGGGCCTGTCGTGGCAATCGCCGATGGGCCCGCTGCAGCTGTCTTATGCGCGGCCGCTCAATTCCAAGCCGGGCGACGACAAGCAAAGCTTCCAGTTCCAGATCGGGACCGGATTCTAA
- a CDS encoding phosphatidate cytidylyltransferase, with amino-acid sequence MLGQRIVTAVVLLAILAAAMASANPWWFVALLALAAACANWEWLRLTLPQPPSPVISIGVAVLLFAGMLVLTSAWLAGDRSGAGDPGWVLRYLVPAVSAVWLFGGVAAVVRGRSDAPPASLAWSVFSVPAAFAAWAVLAQMYVARGAVFVVSLLALVWVADIAAYFAGRAFGKRKLAPRVSPGKTIEGAVAGVLGAVVWIGLSSLWDGTFGHALVERWTFWLALPIAAVLGVLSIVGDLFESLLKRRAGRKDSSTLLPGHGGVYDRIDAILPVAPFALLLSGVLF; translated from the coding sequence ATGCTGGGCCAGCGTATCGTTACCGCCGTCGTTTTGTTGGCCATTCTGGCCGCCGCCATGGCGAGCGCCAATCCGTGGTGGTTCGTCGCGTTACTGGCCCTTGCGGCTGCGTGCGCCAACTGGGAGTGGCTGCGCCTGACGCTGCCGCAACCGCCTTCCCCCGTCATCTCCATCGGCGTTGCCGTGCTGCTGTTTGCCGGCATGCTGGTGCTGACGTCCGCCTGGCTCGCGGGCGACCGCAGCGGCGCCGGCGATCCGGGCTGGGTGCTGCGCTATCTGGTTCCTGCCGTCTCGGCCGTCTGGCTGTTTGGCGGCGTGGCCGCCGTGGTGCGAGGGCGTTCCGATGCGCCGCCGGCCAGCCTGGCCTGGTCGGTCTTCTCGGTGCCGGCGGCGTTTGCCGCCTGGGCGGTCCTGGCGCAGATGTACGTGGCGCGCGGCGCAGTGTTCGTCGTTTCGTTGCTGGCCCTCGTCTGGGTGGCCGATATTGCGGCATATTTTGCCGGCCGGGCCTTCGGCAAGCGTAAACTGGCTCCGCGAGTCAGTCCGGGCAAAACCATTGAAGGCGCCGTTGCCGGCGTCCTGGGCGCGGTGGTGTGGATCGGGCTGTCCAGCCTGTGGGACGGCACCTTCGGCCATGCGCTGGTAGAACGCTGGACGTTCTGGCTGGCCCTGCCGATCGCTGCGGTGCTTGGCGTGCTGTCCATTGTGGGAGACCTGTTCGAGTCGCTGCTCAAGCGCCGCGCGGGCCGCAAGGATTCCAGCACGCTCCTGCCTGGTCATGGCGGCGTCTATGACCGCATCGATGCGATCCTGCCCGTCGCACCGTTCGCGCTACTTTTGTCTGGAGTCTTGTTTTGA
- a CDS encoding 1-deoxy-D-xylulose-5-phosphate reductoisomerase translates to MTAFQRVVVLGSTGSIGESTLDVIARHPERMAVYALSAHSRMQRLAEQALASRAAVVVVPDTAARQKFIDAWPGGQPMPEIRVGAQALADTAADPQCDAVMAAIVGAAGLPSALAAARAGKRVLLANKEALVAAGTLFMQAIRDNGAELLPIDSEHNAIFQCLPHQGRADAPHLPAKGVRRLLLTASGGPFRGRDLQDLHDVTPEQACAHPNWSMGRKISVDSATMLNKGLEVIEAHWLFAMPADRIDVVVHPQSVVHSMVEYDDGSVLAQLGQPDMRTPIAYGLGFPDRIESGVGPLDLTRHGRLDFEKPDLARFPCLAHSFTAMRAGQGACVALNAANEVAVEGFLEGRLAYTWIPRVIEAALEWQARQASVTLSSLDDVLALDAEARAFAGNLGLA, encoded by the coding sequence TTGACGGCTTTTCAACGTGTCGTCGTGCTGGGGTCGACTGGTTCGATCGGTGAAAGCACGCTGGACGTAATTGCGCGCCACCCGGAGCGGATGGCGGTTTACGCACTGTCGGCGCATAGCCGGATGCAACGGTTGGCCGAGCAGGCTTTGGCCAGCCGTGCCGCAGTCGTGGTGGTGCCAGACACCGCCGCCCGTCAAAAATTCATCGATGCGTGGCCAGGTGGCCAGCCGATGCCCGAGATCCGCGTCGGCGCGCAGGCGCTGGCCGACACCGCCGCGGACCCCCAGTGCGACGCCGTGATGGCCGCCATCGTCGGGGCCGCGGGCCTGCCTTCGGCATTGGCCGCGGCGCGCGCTGGCAAGCGCGTGCTGCTGGCCAACAAAGAGGCGCTGGTTGCCGCCGGCACGCTGTTCATGCAGGCAATTCGCGACAACGGCGCCGAATTGCTGCCCATCGACAGCGAACACAACGCCATTTTTCAATGCTTGCCGCATCAGGGTCGCGCCGACGCGCCCCATCTTCCCGCCAAGGGTGTGCGGCGCCTGCTGCTGACCGCGTCGGGCGGCCCCTTCCGCGGGCGCGACCTCCAAGACCTGCACGACGTCACACCCGAGCAAGCCTGCGCTCATCCCAACTGGAGCATGGGCCGCAAGATCTCCGTTGACTCAGCCACCATGCTGAACAAGGGCCTGGAAGTCATCGAAGCCCACTGGCTGTTCGCGATGCCCGCGGATCGGATCGACGTGGTGGTGCACCCGCAGAGCGTCGTGCATTCGATGGTCGAGTACGACGACGGCTCCGTCCTTGCGCAACTGGGCCAGCCCGACATGCGCACACCCATTGCCTACGGCCTTGGCTTTCCCGATCGCATCGAAAGTGGCGTCGGGCCGCTGGACCTGACCCGGCATGGCCGTCTCGACTTCGAAAAGCCGGATCTGGCCCGGTTTCCGTGTCTGGCCCATTCGTTCACCGCGATGCGGGCGGGGCAGGGCGCTTGCGTGGCGCTCAACGCCGCCAACGAGGTTGCCGTCGAGGGCTTCCTGGAAGGCCGGCTGGCCTACACCTGGATCCCGCGAGTCATCGAGGCCGCGCTCGAGTGGCAAGCACGGCAGGCATCTGTTACCCTCAGCAGTCTTGACGACGTACTTGCGCTTGACGCCGAGGCGCGCGCATTTGCGGGCAACCTCGGACTGGCCTGA
- the rpsB gene encoding 30S ribosomal protein S2 — MSLMREMLEAGVHFGHQTRYWNPKMAQYIFGHRNKIHIINLEKTVDKYQEATKFVKQLAARGGNILFVGTKRAARELVATEAARCGMPFVDARWLGGMLTNFKTVKTSVKRLKDMEVVVAEGGAERMIKKEGLLFQRELDKLNKSIGGIKDMNGLPDAMFVIDVGYHKIAIAEAKTLGIPVVAVVDTNHSPEGIDYVIPGNDDSAKAIALYAKGIADAVLEGREQNLNGLVEELGEGQEEFVEVQDNQA; from the coding sequence ATGTCTTTGATGCGCGAAATGCTGGAAGCGGGTGTCCACTTTGGTCACCAGACCCGTTACTGGAACCCCAAGATGGCTCAGTACATCTTCGGTCACCGCAACAAGATTCACATCATCAACCTCGAAAAGACGGTTGATAAGTACCAGGAAGCCACCAAGTTCGTGAAGCAGCTGGCTGCTCGCGGCGGCAACATCCTGTTCGTCGGCACGAAGCGCGCCGCTCGCGAACTGGTCGCCACCGAAGCCGCTCGTTGCGGCATGCCCTTCGTCGACGCCCGTTGGCTCGGCGGCATGCTGACCAACTTCAAGACGGTCAAGACCTCGGTCAAGCGCCTGAAGGACATGGAAGTCGTCGTCGCCGAAGGCGGCGCCGAGCGCATGATCAAGAAGGAAGGCCTGCTGTTCCAACGCGAACTGGACAAGCTGAACAAGTCGATCGGCGGCATCAAGGACATGAACGGTCTGCCCGATGCCATGTTCGTGATCGACGTCGGCTACCACAAGATCGCCATCGCTGAAGCCAAGACCCTGGGCATCCCCGTGGTCGCCGTGGTTGACACCAACCACTCGCCCGAAGGCATCGACTACGTCATCCCCGGCAACGATGACTCGGCCAAGGCCATTGCGCTGTACGCCAAGGGCATCGCCGACGCCGTCCTGGAAGGTCGCGAGCAAAACCTGAACGGTCTGGTCGAAGAGCTGGGCGAAGGTCAGGAAGAGTTCGTCGAAGTTCAAGACAACCAGGCCTAA
- the frr gene encoding ribosome recycling factor, which produces MSAAEIRKSAEARMAKSLDTLKTNLAKIRTGRAHTGILDHVQVEYYGSPVPVGQVANVNLVDARTLSLQPYEKHMAGPIEKAIRESDLGLNPISMGDTIRVPMPALTEERRRDLTKVVRSEGEDAKIAVRNLRREANEALKKLVKDKEISEDDERRSQDDVQKLTDRAVADIDKMVVQKEAEIMTV; this is translated from the coding sequence ATGAGCGCAGCAGAAATCCGCAAATCCGCCGAGGCCAGAATGGCCAAGTCGCTTGATACGCTCAAGACCAACCTGGCCAAGATCCGCACGGGCCGCGCCCACACCGGCATCCTGGACCACGTGCAGGTCGAATACTACGGTTCGCCCGTGCCGGTTGGCCAGGTCGCCAACGTGAACCTTGTCGACGCCCGCACCCTCAGCCTGCAGCCGTACGAGAAGCACATGGCCGGCCCGATCGAAAAGGCCATCCGTGAGTCCGACCTGGGTCTGAACCCCATCTCCATGGGCGACACGATCCGCGTGCCGATGCCCGCGCTGACCGAAGAGCGCCGCCGCGACCTGACCAAGGTTGTGCGCAGCGAAGGCGAAGACGCCAAGATCGCGGTGCGGAACCTGCGCCGCGAGGCCAACGAAGCGCTCAAGAAGCTGGTCAAGGACAAGGAAATCTCCGAGGACGACGAGCGTCGTTCGCAGGATGATGTCCAGAAGCTGACGGATCGCGCCGTCGCGGACATCGACAAGATGGTTGTCCAGAAAGAAGCCGAAATCATGACCGTATAA
- the tsf gene encoding translation elongation factor Ts: MAEITAALVKELREKTDAPMMECKKALTEAEGDLARAEEILRVKLGNKASKAAARVTAEGLIGLFISADAKQGAVIEINCETDFVAKNDDFVGFVNKLAELVATQNPADVAALSALPYGEGTVETTRTALIGKIGENISIRRFERIQTANSLASYVHGGKIGVLVEYTGAEEVGKDLAMHIAATKPKALNADGVNPADIAAERSVAEQKAAESGKPADIVAKMVEGSVAKFLKEVTLLSQPFVKSDKHTVEQHLKEKGASISKFVLFVVGEGIEKKTSDFAAEVAAAAAGAA, encoded by the coding sequence ATGGCTGAAATTACCGCTGCCCTGGTCAAGGAACTGCGCGAAAAGACTGACGCGCCCATGATGGAATGCAAGAAGGCCCTGACGGAAGCCGAAGGTGACCTGGCCCGCGCCGAGGAAATCCTGCGCGTCAAGCTGGGCAACAAGGCCAGCAAGGCCGCTGCCCGCGTCACGGCCGAAGGCCTGATCGGTCTGTTCATCTCCGCCGACGCCAAGCAAGGCGCCGTCATCGAAATCAACTGCGAAACCGACTTCGTCGCCAAGAACGACGACTTCGTCGGCTTCGTGAACAAGCTGGCCGAACTGGTCGCCACGCAGAACCCGGCCGACGTGGCCGCGCTGTCGGCGCTGCCGTACGGTGAAGGCACGGTCGAAACCACCCGTACCGCCCTGATCGGCAAGATCGGCGAAAACATCTCGATCCGCCGCTTCGAGCGCATCCAGACCGCCAACTCGCTGGCCAGCTACGTGCACGGCGGCAAGATCGGCGTGCTGGTGGAATACACCGGCGCCGAAGAAGTGGGCAAGGATCTGGCGATGCACATTGCCGCCACCAAGCCCAAGGCCCTGAACGCCGACGGCGTGAACCCGGCCGACATCGCCGCCGAGCGCTCGGTTGCCGAGCAGAAGGCAGCTGAATCCGGCAAGCCCGCCGACATCGTCGCCAAGATGGTGGAAGGTTCGGTCGCGAAGTTCCTGAAGGAAGTGACGCTGCTGTCGCAGCCGTTCGTCAAGAGCGACAAGCACACGGTCGAACAGCACCTGAAGGAAAAGGGCGCCTCGATCAGCAAGTTCGTGCTGTTCGTCGTCGGCGAAGGTATCGAGAAGAAGACCAGCGACTTTGCCGCTGAGGTTGCCGCTGCCGCCGCTGGCGCCGCCTGA
- the rseP gene encoding RIP metalloprotease RseP: MLFTLLAFAVALGSLIIFHELGHYWVARLCGVKVLRFSVGFGKVILRRTDRHGTEWAVSALPLGGYVKMLDDAPPGASPAVAASAFNTKPVGQRIAIVAAGPIFNLILAVFLYAGLNMAGTEEPVAIIAPPAAETPAARAGLLAGDRILSIDGAEVASWSDARWRLMDVMSTGGRASIEVSTPSGAVQRRELDLPPNTMDPAEGDPLAAAGVRLAQPKPAVRAVIDGGEGQAAGLRAGDLVVAVNGQSAPDTGALVKQIQESAGKPLALTVVRDGANVTLNVTPRPEVVNGQEIGRVGVQLGGNVPMVTVRYGVFDSLWRGAVRTWDTAWFSLRMMGRMVTGDVSWRNVSGPVTIADYAGQTARIGIVAYIAYIALISISLGVLNLLPIPMLDGGHLLYYLVEIVRGSPPPAKWIDIGQRAGIGILASLMGLALFNDFTRLFT, translated from the coding sequence ATGCTTTTCACCCTGCTGGCCTTTGCCGTAGCGCTTGGCTCACTGATCATTTTCCATGAGCTCGGGCACTATTGGGTTGCCCGCCTGTGTGGCGTGAAGGTCCTGCGTTTCTCGGTGGGCTTTGGCAAGGTCATTCTGCGCCGCACCGACCGGCACGGCACCGAATGGGCCGTTTCCGCGCTGCCGCTTGGCGGTTACGTGAAGATGCTGGACGATGCGCCGCCCGGCGCCTCGCCTGCGGTTGCGGCTTCCGCTTTCAATACCAAGCCGGTGGGCCAGCGCATCGCCATCGTGGCGGCTGGCCCCATCTTCAACCTGATTCTCGCGGTGTTCCTGTATGCGGGCCTGAACATGGCCGGCACCGAGGAGCCCGTCGCCATCATCGCGCCGCCCGCGGCCGAGACGCCCGCCGCCCGCGCCGGCCTGCTGGCCGGTGATCGCATCCTCTCCATCGACGGCGCGGAAGTCGCTTCGTGGTCCGACGCCCGCTGGCGCCTGATGGACGTCATGTCCACCGGCGGCCGCGCCAGCATCGAGGTCAGCACCCCGTCCGGCGCAGTCCAGCGGCGCGAACTCGATCTCCCCCCCAATACGATGGACCCGGCCGAGGGCGATCCGCTCGCCGCCGCCGGTGTGCGTCTGGCCCAGCCCAAGCCCGCGGTGCGCGCCGTGATCGATGGCGGCGAAGGGCAGGCCGCTGGCCTGCGCGCCGGCGATCTGGTCGTGGCCGTGAATGGCCAGTCGGCGCCCGATACCGGCGCCCTCGTCAAGCAGATCCAGGAAAGCGCCGGTAAGCCGCTCGCCCTGACTGTCGTTCGCGACGGCGCCAACGTCACCCTGAACGTCACGCCGCGTCCCGAAGTCGTCAACGGCCAGGAGATCGGGCGCGTGGGCGTGCAACTGGGTGGCAACGTGCCCATGGTGACGGTGCGCTATGGCGTCTTTGACAGCCTGTGGCGTGGCGCCGTCCGCACCTGGGACACCGCCTGGTTTTCGCTGCGCATGATGGGCCGCATGGTGACGGGCGATGTGTCGTGGCGCAATGTCAGCGGTCCGGTCACCATCGCCGACTACGCCGGCCAGACCGCCCGGATCGGTATTGTTGCGTATATCGCTTATATCGCATTGATCAGTATCAGCCTGGGCGTTTTAAATTTGCTTCCCATTCCTATGTTGGATGGTGGCCATCTGCTGTACTATCTCGTCGAAATTGTGCGGGGGAGCCCCCCGCCTGCGAAATGGATCGACATCGGACAACGCGCCGGCATAGGTATATTGGCAAGCCTCATGGGGCTTGCGCTGTTCAACGATTTCACGCGTTTGTTCACTTGA
- the pyrH gene encoding UMP kinase, with protein MSSRAYKRVLLKLSGEALMGDDAFGINRSTIVRMTDEIAEVAAAGVELAIVIGGGNIFRGVAPGAQGMDRATADYMGMMATIMNALALQDALKHKGIDTRVQSALNIDQVVEPYIRPKALRYLEEGKVVIFAAGTGNPFFTTDTAAALRGAEIGAEIVLKATKVDGIYSADPNKDPTATRYARISFDEAIVRRLEIMDATAFALCRDQKLPIKVFSINKSGALKRVVSGEDEGTLVHV; from the coding sequence ATGAGCAGCAGGGCATACAAACGGGTTCTTCTCAAACTTTCCGGCGAGGCGCTGATGGGCGACGATGCTTTCGGCATCAATCGCTCCACCATCGTCCGTATGACCGATGAGATCGCTGAAGTCGCCGCCGCAGGCGTCGAACTGGCCATCGTCATCGGCGGAGGCAACATCTTCCGTGGCGTCGCCCCGGGTGCGCAGGGCATGGACCGCGCCACCGCCGACTACATGGGCATGATGGCCACCATCATGAACGCGCTTGCGCTGCAGGACGCGCTCAAGCACAAGGGTATCGACACCCGGGTACAATCCGCGCTGAATATCGATCAGGTCGTCGAGCCCTACATCCGGCCGAAGGCTTTGCGCTACCTCGAAGAGGGCAAGGTCGTGATCTTCGCCGCGGGCACCGGCAACCCCTTCTTCACCACCGATACGGCCGCGGCATTGCGCGGCGCCGAAATCGGCGCGGAGATCGTGCTGAAGGCCACCAAGGTGGATGGCATCTACAGCGCGGATCCCAACAAGGATCCCACCGCGACGCGCTACGCGCGCATCAGCTTCGACGAGGCGATCGTCCGCCGACTGGAAATCATGGACGCCACCGCCTTCGCGCTGTGCCGCGACCAGAAACTGCCGATCAAGGTGTTTTCGATCAATAAGTCCGGCGCGCTCAAGCGAGTCGTGAGCGGCGAGGACGAAGGCACGTTGGTACACGTTTAA